CGCCGCGTTCCAGGCCGACGTCGCGCGGCAGTTCGTCCCGATGCAGCAGCGGCTCGACGAGCTCGACCTGCTCAACGAGTGGACGGTCCCGATCGGATCCGCCGTGTTCGCTGTCCCTCCGGGATGTGCGGAAGGCGGCTACATCGGGGAGACGCTCCTCGACTGAGGCCGAGGAGTCAGTGGGGTCCGCGTCGCCGCGCGGCGGCGACGGCGGGCCCCACGCCATCCAGGACGGGGTCTCCGTGGCCCGTCAGGACGACCCGCGCGCTCGTCCGTGCCAGGGTATCCAGCGACTCCATCGCCTCCGCGGTATCGGCCGTGGCCGCCCTGGCGACGATCTGCGGACCGGTCTCGCCGGTGTACGGGTCGAGCGTCACGAGGGCGTCGCCGGCGATGAGCACCCCGGACTCCTCGAACAGGTACGCGCAGTGCCCTTCCGTGTGCCCCGGAGTCCACAGGGCGATCGGGGTCCCGGGGGCGTCGATCGGATGCTCGTGCGTCACGCGAGGCTGCGCGTCGACGCCGCGGACGTTGAGCGCTCCGGCAAGAGCCATCCGGGTGATGGTGGGGATCCCCCGCGGATGGGTGAGCACGTAGGGGACGCGAGGTGAGGCCGGACGGTAGCTGTAGGGGTGACGGGCCAGTTGTGCGTCGCGAGGGTGGACGAACACCGAGACCCCCTCCTCGTGGAGCCCGCGCGCGACACCGACGTGGTCGAAGTGCCCGTGCGTCAGGACGACCGCATCGATGTCGGTCTCCTTCGCCCCGAGGTGGCCGAGCAGGTCGCGCAGCACGCCCCTGCTGCGCGGCAGTCCCGCGTCGAATAGCGTGAGCCCGTCCGCGGTCTGCACGAGGTAGCAGTTCACGTCCGCCACACTGATGCCGAAGAAGCCGGGAACCACCTCCGTCCACTGCCGCCCTCTGCTCATTCCCGGTCCTCCTCGTCGTCGGCGGGTCCGCGCCCCGCATCGAAATTGCGCTCGTACCGTTCCCTGGCCTCGAGCAGGACGTGTTCGCCGATGAC
This genomic stretch from Microbacterium sp. Nx66 harbors:
- a CDS encoding MBL fold metallo-hydrolase, whose protein sequence is MSRGRQWTEVVPGFFGISVADVNCYLVQTADGLTLFDAGLPRSRGVLRDLLGHLGAKETDIDAVVLTHGHFDHVGVARGLHEEGVSVFVHPRDAQLARHPYSYRPASPRVPYVLTHPRGIPTITRMALAGALNVRGVDAQPRVTHEHPIDAPGTPIALWTPGHTEGHCAYLFEESGVLIAGDALVTLDPYTGETGPQIVARAATADTAEAMESLDTLARTSARVVLTGHGDPVLDGVGPAVAAARRRGPH